The Chthonomonas sp. genome segment ACCAAAACTACCCGCCGTAAATCCTAGGCCAACCGCAAGGGCCGTACCAAAAGTATTCGTAACGGCATTGTAAGAAATCACAAAGTTATTCAAATTGCTATCGGCATAGCCAATCAAGCAAGAGTTATTGGAGTAGGGTGCAACAAAATTGAATGCCGCCGCGTTAGGCACGTTGGTCGAGTTTTGAGCCAGGGTATCGGGATCGGTGCGGTATATGCGAACACCGTCGACTTCAAAAAGCCGCCCGCCTTCCGGGGAGATTCGCGTGATGCCCGACGGGAAGTTACTTGAGTTGACCGGCGTGCCAGTTCCCGTGTCAAAGCTCGTTGTGCCGCCCGATGTAGTCAGCCAAGAAATCCCGTCCGAAGCACGGTAGTTCACTTGCCCGCGCAGAATCGCCCCATTTGTTGGCCCGTATTGGCCAAGCCCGATCTGGCTAACCGGATCAAAGCGTGCGACGCGACCATTCGAGGTCGGCAGAAGCATGAGTTCGTAGGAGGCAAAGGCCGATCCAGACGCAACCAAAGTAAAAGCAATCAGCGTGAGACAACGCATGTTGCTATTGTAAGGCATACTCCCCGCATCCACACGGGGTTCGCCGAAATTCACCGTAAAATGACGGGGCTACTCGTGCTAGGCGCGGATGATCGCGAGCAGTTCTTCGGTGCGGGCGCGCATCTTCTCGGCGTCACCGCGAGTCTCCACGTTCAGCCGCAGCAACGGCTCGGTGTTGCTGCCGCGCAGGTTGAACCGCCAATCGCCGAAGTCCACGCTCAGGCCGTCCACGTTGTTACGTTCGCCACCCGGAAATGCTTCGGCCACGCGGGCAATCGCCGCCGGAACATCGGCAACCTTGCTATTTACTTCGCCGCTACACGGATAGTTGGCGATCATTTCGCGCACCATTTCGCCCAGCGTTTGGTCGCTCGTGCTCAGCAGATAGCTAATCAACATGTACGGCACCATTCCGCTATCGCAATACCAGTTTTGCTTAAAGTAGTGATGGGCGCTCATCTCGCCGCCATACACCGCGTCTTCGGCGCGCATTCGTTCTTTGATAAAGCTGTGTCCACTCTTGCTCATCACGCCGCGTCCACCCATGGATTCCAGAATTCCTTCGGTGTTCCACGTTAGCCGCACGTCGTAGACAATTGTTTGCGCCGGGTTAATGGTTAAGAACGCTTTTGCGAGCAGGCCGACAATGTAATAACCTTCGATAAAGTCGCCGTTTTCGTCGAAGAAGAAGCAGCGATCATAGTCTCCGTCCCACGCAACGCCAAAATCGTAACCGTTGCCGGCCATGGTCGCCTTCACCGGGGCTTGCGCTTCGGGCAAAATCGGGTTCGGCACTCCGTTCGGAAAGTTTCCGTCGGGCTCGAACAAGAACTTGGTCACCTTATTCGGTAAGAACGGCTCCACTGCGTTCATCGCGAGCGCCGCTCCACCGTTGCCATTGTTGGCAAACACCTTGAGCGGTCGCAATTTGCTTACATCCACAAAACTCAGCAGGTGTTGCACATAGTCGGCGTAGCAATCTTGGGTAGAAACGGTGCCACTTCCGGTGCGAGTAAAGTTCCCTGCCGCAATGCGCTCTTCAATCGCCAACAAACCAGTATCGCCCGAAATCGGGCGGCTCTCCGCGCGCACCATTTTCATGCCGTTGTACTCCGGCGGATTGTGACTCGCGGTGATCATGATGCCGCCGTCGTAACCGTAATGCGCAGTGGCGAAGTACACCATTTCCGTGCCGATGAGGCCAAGATTCACGACGTCCACGCCGGCATCGTTCAGCCCGCGCGTCAGCGCGTCGGCGAGTTCCGGCCCGCTCAGGCGGATGTCATAGCCGAGACACACCTTTTGACAAGGGATCTCGTCGGCAAACGCGCGCCCGATCTTGTAAGCGAGCTCCGGATTGAGCTCCGACGGGACAATTCCGCGCACATCATACGCCTTAAAGCAAGCCAAGTGACGACCCATGCCGCCCAGTTTACTATCTCGGGCGGCTCAGCTTCGTTTGCGGCGCGCCAGGAAGAGCGCAGCCACGCCGAAGGCAAGGAATCCGCCGGGCTCAGGCGCCAGCACAATCGCCATTCCGCCGATGGTGGTGGCACTCCCGAATGGCAGCGTGCTCGTACCGAGATTGAGCGAGACCGTGCTGTTGTAGCTAATGATCTGATTGCCGTTGAGAACGTAAACCAGGGGCCCGTGGCCAGCCACCATGTCGATATTGTTGTTGGTGCTCGCCCCAAAATTCTCGACCAGGCTTACACTGCCGTTGGTGCCTGCGGAGTTGGTCGGGATGGACCACATTTCGAGATTCCCGGCATTAAGCGTGAGGCCCAAAAACTGGTTCGTCACGGAGTACAGTGCAGCCCGCGGGACGTTCGCACCCGTCCACGCAACTGCACTCGGCACAGCCTGCGTCGGTGCGCCGCCACTGAGCGCGTGTTGCTGAACTTCAACCAGTGTTGCGACCGAATTGACGCCCCACGAAAGGCGGTAGACGCTCGCACCGTTTCTGAGGGAGGCGGTTCCCAGGCTGCCCGTGTTGCTTACCTGAGCCACGCCGTTGGAATCGTATCCGCGTCCGGGGCTGGTGCCACTGCCTCCTCCATTTCCGGTAAACAACAGCCCGCTCGTAGAGTCCCACGCAATATTCCCGTATAAGGTCGAAATGGTAAACGTGGACATATAGTCGCCGGTGTTGTAGTTGAACGTGGTGACCCGGCCGTTAGCGGTCAGCACAAACGCGCGGTTGGTGGAGGCATCGGTCGCGATGCCGGTAACGTCGGCGTTCAGGAAACCAGTGCCGAAACTGCCGAGTGCCACGCGACTCACGGGATCGTAGCGCATCACACGCTGCGAGCCGGCCGTCGTGTTGTCGCCGAGCAACATCAGGTCGAACGAAGCCGAGCTCAGGGCCGCGACCGAAACAACAGAAACCAACGCAATCAAACGAAGCATGCTGTAGTTATATCAAACAATCGCCGGAACGGGAGAAAATCCTGTCAATTTTAGGGTCGTCGGCTAGGGGATAATGGAGGGGATGGTCGTCGGCCGTTTTCTCCTTTGCTTGCACTCGCACATGCCCTACGTGTTGAGTCACGGAAAGTCGCCGCACGGCACCGACTGGCTGAACGAAAGCGCGGCCGAGTGCTACCTGCCGATCCTCAACGCGCTCACCCGACTTCGCGACGAGGGCATTCGTCCGCGCTGGACCATCAACATGACGCCGATTTTGGCCGAGCAGCTCGACGATCCCGCGTTCAAGCAAGGCTTCGAAGAATATTGCCAAGAGAAGATCGACTTTGCGATCGAAGACCAAAAGAAGTTTCAAAAAGAGGGGCCCATGTGGATGGAAGGCGTGGCCGCGATGTGGCAACGCTTCTACACCAAGCAGTTGGTGGAGTTCAAACACCAGTGGGGCCGCAGCATCAACGATGGATTCCGGCACTTTCAAGACGAAGGTTGCGTGGAGCTGATTACGTGCGGCGCAACGCACGGATATCTGCCGCTAGCAGGCACCGAAGAGAGCGTCCAGGCGCAGGTGAAGCTCGGCGTGGAGAGCTACCGCAAGCGATTTCGGCGTCAACCGCGCGGCATTTGGCTGCCGGAGTGCGCGTATCGCCCGACCTACGATTGGAAGTCGCCGATGTCGGACGAAGCGCCGTGGCCGCGCAAGGGCATCGAGCATTTTCTGCAGGAAAACGGGCTGGAATACTTCTTCGTGGACTCGCACATGATCCGCGGGGGCGAGCCGCTGGGCACGTATGCGGCCAACTTCCCGCAACTCGCCGAGCTTTTTGCGCGCGGCAAAGCGATGTTCACCCCGCCGGAAGAACTCCGCAGCGAGTACGAG includes the following:
- a CDS encoding phosphomannomutase CpsG (capsular polysaccharide biosynthesis protein; catalyzes the formation of D-mannose 6-phosphate from alpha-D-mannose 1-phosphate), coding for MGRHLACFKAYDVRGIVPSELNPELAYKIGRAFADEIPCQKVCLGYDIRLSGPELADALTRGLNDAGVDVVNLGLIGTEMVYFATAHYGYDGGIMITASHNPPEYNGMKMVRAESRPISGDTGLLAIEERIAAGNFTRTGSGTVSTQDCYADYVQHLLSFVDVSKLRPLKVFANNGNGGAALAMNAVEPFLPNKVTKFLFEPDGNFPNGVPNPILPEAQAPVKATMAGNGYDFGVAWDGDYDRCFFFDENGDFIEGYYIVGLLAKAFLTINPAQTIVYDVRLTWNTEGILESMGGRGVMSKSGHSFIKERMRAEDAVYGGEMSAHHYFKQNWYCDSGMVPYMLISYLLSTSDQTLGEMVREMIANYPCSGEVNSKVADVPAAIARVAEAFPGGERNNVDGLSVDFGDWRFNLRGSNTEPLLRLNVETRGDAEKMRARTEELLAIIRA
- a CDS encoding PEP-CTERM sorting domain-containing protein; this translates as MRCLTLIAFTLVASGSAFASYELMLLPTSNGRVARFDPVSQIGLGQYGPTNGAILRGQVNYRASDGISWLTTSGGTTSFDTGTGTPVNSSNFPSGITRISPEGGRLFEVDGVRIYRTDPDTLAQNSTNVPNAAAFNFVAPYSNNSCLIGYADSNLNNFVISYNAVTNTFGTALAVGLGFTAGSFGGAQSLKVGSSMTYRTIGKSGGTNVIATFASTDGINYNQSFLSLGALPQFSSTATLSMMLGHGNTFYVVGDDISAATTTRISWYRSDGTNIGTYTTTAVDVPTGAWSGYSIIAPEPSSLGLLAVSALMLMRRRKKA